A region from the Halichondria panicea chromosome 11, odHalPani1.1, whole genome shotgun sequence genome encodes:
- the LOC135343935 gene encoding uncharacterized protein LOC135343935 isoform X2 gives MATCRSADFDRGHGLLDTKLKIDDHLTVYERLFNADTRWYNIGLKLKVPNEKLKNIREVNRNDSERCLCEMIDYCIKSDDGLTWKKVCDSLRSPIVKCNQIAEDIEEWLLIQQKVSRDTDETLNQESHVTHESTSESENFSELGTDVPPATSLPIPGSAGPAGPAIPPAASLPTSGSAGTTPSPGLTCTVEFLQTTMNITDEQLNLNIQETYLYELAACFDNTDDYVEILGLSDAQQTDVKEEKAKVVINRTQAGMKLALKYWLRKEHLEATFRSLLSLILSMNKGNVAGEVCEFLKNLQLPKRKRKNSDYSMQSGSIGTSKQRRKSDATVEELDLLKEDFSMERSFNNLSNQIRKSLVDQGHKPTQLLSCLQGYDMFPKLLVESNTIFAEEKERCMKCESINDLWFYIGNFFTSYSYEILETLIQELGTETDKQRLQDYKKLFFEHSKKSLENFGAALTRFTGTTYRELIVKINDTFKKISAKHLEELKINLAKAVDIPNNHLKRFIVQPGCIEITYHVPLYVEFQLKAFSISSEQRTLLENLRVIWLKCGCFWYYVQNVDGSGSGNNQRRPDTDGDRSSDARKKFISNINPDNVVDTDSVYEQLDKASSIHDSESGYGTGYGTMGKDYTYGKLPARKQPEEKIDQLGRLDTIETSQMKTFPDATKAQIDTSRLLKRYTACVPKRNDNNTQLHIACYNGDVLKVSECIQVQKLDPLEFNQQGDTALHTATRAGHLNVVKYLVEECQVNEACEAADGSTAFHIAAFYGHKHLVKYFNEKELDPLYCNEYKETPLFLACLAGDVQIVKLLVKEAQKYQPVEDFIRNTTLTGETVLHYAVLSKKLAMVKYLVTILQTERLERGVRYDTAQHRFALLDEADRNGRMPIHLACQCGLTDIVQYLVESETYKPDICTSNGCTPLHYAALSETPCVLEYLIKEHHCDAMCTDILNNTPVHYAAIGGTLETFKCLIETHRCDSNVLNIQKESPLHMACENGQIIIAKYLIEDEKYNQYSKASRGNTPLHFAAFGGHYDLVKYLIIDRECDPNTKNDDNETPLFFASYGEKVLALLVGDDVFHHIKNPPRFMKTIKFLVEEHNCCLTLSNPGKFSPLQIACFYDNITAVQYYIEDQKCDKESKDANGMALIHVAALGDAIDVFTYLVETQQVDINSSDNNGNTPLHYAADTRGKESLKTDLYKSVIKTPTKLSFHQKTGLKNIFTDMNQIEHQLNLSVLRYLMSGVTSISELTNSKGQTPLHIACKRGQLSTVKLFSDFELETKDKEGATPLHLAAQCGHLPVVEYLALEKKCDIKCIDNDNDTPAHLATISGHLDVIKFFVETMGFDILADSSQESHDVKFVRFPLHVACAAENIDVVRYLVEEFRCDVMTRDEDGDVPLHHAAMLKNITTIKYLVEECDCNVLVTNEKGLTPLHYSVVSNIDIVQYFVEECECDVRVKTKDGLTPLHLAVIVGNIDVAKYFISKNSDLLHSRDNNGCTPLHMAAMYGKVEMCKLLISDFYCDKNEIAENGQTPLHFAASDGHLPVVEYLTLEVNCDKSSTDVDGFTPAHLAVLNGHLDVLKFFVERLTFDIRNEKALDNNIRPIHLVVAKNGNLAILKYLVEECKCDVMVKDSHDRVPLHYAAILGQLETVRYLIEKCECDAMVKDSDGMLPLDYSTANKTTEIMRYLVEECQCPLNSMNKTGQVLLHHAAGCGNIEAIVYLTSKTTDDLPRDVLDLTPVHYAVLNESLPIVTYYVSYLKCDPNIPCLSDTTLLQLACSGGHLDIVQFLQQCPACDFQESDRSGKTPLHYALGAEQMEISHFLVNLKLCDVTASDKAGNTCLHIAAEHGLLEFVQLFVDDFDCNPNSLNARRLTPFHVACENGHEEVMKYLTSHHKFTPVTNNDNFTTLYFIVLNNNIEKAKELALSSEYDLKSRDQDGKTILHYAVKTLRREFIEFLIFEIGCDVTIADNEGNTCLHIAAELGQLELVQMFVMAYGLNINRQNSVGLTPLHLAACNGYEGVAKFLLEQPNCDVMRKDNDNRTPLHHAIMVESLEIVQMFLMDKRTKINIKEDKGNSLLHTLASQCSPDSDLSIMRLLLAFGANPTAVNIFNETPLHVACIHGHEEVADVIISHMDPCSLTTELDCSKATPLHHAALGGNLNIVKFLMSNGYNPMQKDCQGNTALHYAAINGNINILRHLIVDSDLEPNCTNENGYTPAHAACSGASLCIARHLLWSATATETDLYNAVCFLGSEMITLNQNLKTNTGENILHSASRSGYQSIVGYLIIVLKFDPRITNQVGCTPLDIAIGYRQLDVIPFLKEFTPANAIQLSPSALHLAALLGHISSVQYYITDLQSDPDLPDSIGRTPLHYAVMGRRQAIARFLIRSKADHLSEDVFHNLPLHYAAALGYFDLVRFLVNIGSPTTTRGVLGKTLAEMAMDGGHTNVVEFLSSLPDSRKTPHNSLIDSLD, from the exons ATGGCTACATGTAGGAGTGCAGATTTTGACCGTGGCCATGGATTACTGG ATACGAAGTTGAAGATTGATGATCATCTGACTGTGTATGAACGGTTGTTTAATGCTGATACCCGCTGGTACAATATTGGATTGAAATTGAAGGTTCCTAATGAAAAACTAAAGAATATCAGAGAAGTTAATCGTAATGATTCAGAAAGATGCTTGTGTGAAATGATTGATTACTGTATAAAAAGTGATGATGGTCTCACTTGGAAAAAAGTGTGTGACTCTCTCAGATCTCCAATAGTGAAATGTAACCAAATCGCTGAAGATATTGAAGAGTGGCTACTAATTCAACAGAAAG TCAGCAGAgatactgatgaaacgttaaACCAAGAAAGTCATGTCACTCATGAGTCCACTTCAGAGTCAGAGAACTTTTCTGAATTAG GCACAGACGTCCCCCCCGCAACCTCACTACCAATCCCCGGCTCAGCAGGCC CAGCAGGCCCAGCCATCCCCCCCGCAGCCTCACTACCCACCTCCGGCTCAGCAGGGACCACCCCCAGCCCAG GTttgacatgtacagtagagttTCTGCAAACTACTATGAACATCACTGATGAACAGCTTAACTTAAACATTCAAGAAACATATCTCTATGAATTGGCAGCTTGCTTTGATAACACTGATGACTATGTCGAGATACTAGGGCTCTCAGATGCACAGCAAACGGATGTAAAGGAAGAGAAGGCTAAAGTTGTTATCAATCGCACACAGGCCGGTATGAAATTGGCTCTCAAATACTGGCTGCGAAAAGAACATTTGGAGGCAACTTTCCGATCTTTACTCTCTCTCATACTTTCTATGAATAAAGGAAATGTTGCTGGCGAAGTATGCGAGTTCCTTAAAAATC TACAACTCCCAAAACGAAAACGGAAAAACTCAGATTATAGCATGCAAAGTGGGTCGATAGGCACATCCAAACAAAGGAGGAAGtcag atgcTACAGTAGAAGAATTGGACTTGCTGAAAGAAGATTTTTCTATGGAACGTTCGTTTAACAATCTGTCCAATCAAATACGGAAGTCACTAGTGGATCAAGGCCATAAGCCAACTCAATTACTTTCCTGCTTACAAGGATATGACATGTTTCCTAAGCTTCTTGTGGAATCTAATACTATTTTCGCAGAAGAGAAAGAAAGATGCATGAAATGTGAATCAATTAATGATTTGTGGTTTTATATCGGCAATTTCTTCACATCTTATAGCTATGAGATATTGGAGACTCTCATCCAAGAATTAGGAACAGAAACTGACAAGCAACGCTTGCAAGACTATAAAAAATTGTTTTTTGAGCATTCCAAGAAGTCTCTTGAGAACTTCGGTGCAGCCCTGACTCGATTCACGGGCACCACATACAGGGAATTGATtgtcaaaattaatgacacCTTCAAAAAGATTTCTGCTAAACACCTTGAAGAACTCAAGATTAACTTGGCTAAAGCAGTTGATATTCCAAACAATCACCTTAAACGATTCATTGTTCAACCAGGGTGCATTGAAATAACTTATCATGTTCCACTGTATGTCGAATTTCAACTGAAAGCATTTTCAATTTCATCAGAACAGCGAACTTTACTAGAAAATCTTCGAGTTATTTGGCTGAAATGTGGATGCTTCTGGTATTATGTACAG AATGTTGACGGATCTGGCTCAGGAAATAATCAAAGAAGACCAGATACAG ATGGCGACCGCTCAAGTGATGCTCGCAAGAAGTTTATCTCTAATATAAATCCAGACAATGTTGTGGACACTGATTCAGTTTATGAACAACTTGATAAGGCAAGCTCTATTCACGACAGTGAATCTGGATATGGCACTGGATATGGCACGATGGGTAAAGATTATACTTATGGCAAATTGCCAGCTCGTAAG CAACCAGAGGAGAAAATAGACCAACTTGGTCGCTTAGATACCATCGAAACCTCACAAATGAAAACTTTCCCCGATGCAACGAAGGCGCAGATTGACACGAGCCGTTTATTGAAAAGGTATACAGCATGTGTTCCAAAACGAAATGACAACAATACTCAACTTCATATTGCTTGTTATAATGGCGATGTGTTAAAGGTTTCAGAATGTATTCAAGTTCAAAAACTAGATCCATTGGAGTTTAATCAACAAGGTGATACGGCTCTTCATACTGCCACAAGAGCTGGACATCTCAACGTTGTTAAGTACCTTGTTGAAGAATGCCAAGTAAATGAAGCTTGTGAAGCTGCTGATGGTTCAACTGCTTTTCATATTGCTGCCTTCTATGGGCACAAACATTTGGTCAAGTATTTTAATGAGAAAGAGCTTGATCCGTTATATTGTAATGAATACAAAGAAACACCGTTATTTCTGGCTTGCTTGGCTGGTGACGTGCAGATAGTCAAACTTTTGGTTAAGGAAGCTCAAAAATATCAGCCAGTTGAAGATTTCATTCGTAACACAACTCTCACTGGTGAAACAGTACTTCACTATGCTGTATTGTCCAAAAAATTAGCAATGGTAAAGTACTTAGTAACCATTCTCCAAACTGAACGACTTGAACGAGGCGTACGATATGACACGGCTCAGCATAGGTTTGCATTGCTGGATGAAGCAGACAGAAATGGCCGCATGCCTATTCATCTAGCTTGTCAATGTGGTTTGACAGATATTGTTCAGTACCTAGTTGAATCAGAGACCTACAAGCCAGACATCTGTACAAGTAATGGATGTACTCCTCTTCACTATGCAGCTCTATCTGAAACACCTTGTGTTCTTGAGTACCTGATTAAAGAACATCATTGTGATGCGATGTGTACTGACATCCTAAACAATACACCTGTTCACTATGCAGCAATAGGTGGTACTCTAGAAACTTTCAAATGTCTTATTGAAACTCATAGATGTGATTCCAATGTTCTCAATATCCAAAAAGAATCACCTCTTCATATGGCTTGTGAAAATGGGCAAATTATCATCGCTAAATATCTCATTGAGGATGAAAAATACAACCAATACAGCAAAGCCTCTCGAGGAAATACACCTCTTCATTTTGCTGCTTTTGGAGGTCATTATGATTTAGTAAAATATTTAATTATCGATCGTGAATGTGACCCAAACACTAAGAACGATGATAATGAAACACCACTTTTCTTTGCTAGTTACGGGGAAAAAGTTCTTGCTCTTTTAGTTGGTGATGATGTGTTTCATCATATCAAAAATCCTCCAAGATTCATGAAGACTATTAAATTTCTTGTTGAAGAGCATAATTGCTGTCTTACTTTATCTAATCCAGGCAAATTTTCCCCACTTCAAATAGCCTGTTTCTATGATAATATAACAGCTGTCCAATATTACATTGAGGATCAGAAATGTGACAAAGAATCTAAAGATGCTAACGGAATGGCTCTCATACACGTTGCAGCTCTAGGAGACGCTATTGATGTCTTTACGTACCTAGTTGAAACTCAGCAGGTTGACATAAATTCCTCAGATAACAATGGTAACACGCCATTACATTATGCAGCTGATACGAGAGGGAAAGAGTCACTTAAAACAGATCTCTACAAAAGTGTTATTAAAACTCCCACCAAGTTATCTTTTCATCAGAAAACAGGTTTGAAAAATATTTTCACGGATATGAACCAAATTGAACACCAACTGAACCTTTCCGTTCTTCGATACTTAATGAGTGGAGTAACAAGTATCTCTGAACTAACTAACAGTAAGGGGCAAACACCTCTCCACATTGCATGCAAGCGTGGACAACTTAGTACCGTGAAACTTTTCAGCGATTTTGAGCTGGAAACTAAAGATAAAGAAGGAGCAACACCACTTCACCTTGCTGCACAATGTGGCCACTTACCAGTTGTCGAATATCTAGCTTTAGAGAAGAAATGTGATATAAAATGTATCGACAATGACAATGACACACCAGCTCATCTTGCCACCATCAGTGGACATCTAGATGTAATAAAATTTTTCGTAGAAACTATGGGATTTGATATTCTCGCTGACAGTTCCCAAGAGTCACATGACGTCAAGTTTGTTCGATTTCCTCTTCATGTAGCTTGTGCAGCAGAAAACATTGACGTTGTCAGGTATCTGGTTGAAGAATTCCGATGTGATGTAATGACAAGAGATGAAGATGGCGATGTACCTCTTCATCATGCAGCAATGCTTAAAAACATTACCACAATAAAATACTTAGTAGAAGAGTGTGATTGTAATGTCCTAGTTACAAATGAAAAAGGCTTAACTCCTCTTCACTATTCTGTTGTCAGTAATATAgacattgtacagtatttTGTTGAGGAGTGCGAATGTGACGTTCGAGTAAAGACCAAAGACGGACTAACACCTCTTCACTTAGCAGTTATTGTTGGAAACATCGATGTTGCTAAATACTTTATAAGCAAGAACTCTGATTTGCTACACTCTCGTGACAATAATGGTTGCACACCTCTGCATATGGCAGCTATGTATGGAAAAGTTGAAATGTGCAAATTACTTATATCCGACTTCTACTGTGATAAAAATGAAATAGCTGAAAATGGGCAAACCCCGCTTCATTTTGCTGCAAGTGATGGTCACCTGCCTGTTGTGGAGTACCTAACACTCGAAGTGAACTGTGACAAGTCTAGCACAGATGTAGATGGTTTCACACCAGCTCACTTAGCTGTTTTAAATGGACATCTAGATGTACTCAAATTTTTTGTCGAGAGGCTGACTTTTGATATACGAAATGAAAAAGCACTTGACAATAATATTAGGCCAATTCATTTAGTAGTAGCAAAAAATGGAAACTTAGCTATCTTGAAGTATTTGGTTGAAGAATGCAAATGTGATGTAATGGTCAAAGACAGTCATGATCGAGTGCCCCTTCACTATGCTGCAATACTTGGACAATTGGAGACAGTAAGGTATTTAATTGAAAAATGTGAATGCGATGCAATGGTAAAAGACAGTGATGGTATGCTACCTCTGGATTATTCTACTGCTAATAAAACAACAGAAATTATGAGGTACCTCGTTGAAGAATGTCAATGTCCCTTGAACTCAATGAACAAAACTGGTCAAGTTCTTCTTCATCATGCAGCAGGCTGTGGAAATATCGAGGCTATTGTGTATTTGACAAGTAAAACAACTGATGATTTACCCCGAGACGTTTTAGACCTAACTCCTGTTCATTACGCAGTATTGAATGAATCGCTCCCGATTGTCACTTATTATGTATCATACCTCAAGTGTGACCCCAATATTCCATGTCTTTCAGATACTACTCTACTTCAATTGGCGTGTTCTGGAGGCCACCTGGATATTGTACAGTTCCTTCAACAATGCCCTGCATGTGATTTTCAAGAGAGTGACAGAAGTGGCAAGACACCTTTACATTATGCTCTTGGCGCAGAGCAGATGGAAATTTCTCATTTTCTTGTAAACCTAAAATTATGTGATGTAACAGCTAGTGACAAAGCAGGAAACACATGTCTTCACATTGCAGCTGAGCATGGACTACTGGAATTTGTTCAGTTATTTGTAGATGATTTTGACTGCAATCCGAACTCCCTAAATGCACGCAGACTAACTCCTTTTCACGTAGCTTGTGAAAATGGACACGAAGAAGTGATGAAGTATTTAACAAGTCACCATAAGTTTACTCCAGTAACGAATAACGACAATTTTACCACGCTTTATTTTATTGTTCTCAACAATAATATTGAAAAAGCAAAAGAACTTGCCTTGTCGTCAGAATATGATCTAAAAAGCAGAGACCAAGACGGTAAGACAATTCTTCATTATGCTGTCAAAACTTTAAGGAGAGAGTTCATTGAATTTCTGATATTTGAGATTGGGTGTGATGTAACCATTGCCGATAACGAAGGAAATACGTGTCTCCATATTGCAGCAGAGCTTGGGCAGCTCGAACTAGTTCAAATGTTTGTCATGGCATATGGACTTAACATCAACCGTCAAAACTCTGTAGGATTAACTCCCTTACATCTAGCTGCTTGTAATGGGtatgagggtgtggctaaattTCTACTTGAGCAACCTAACTGTGATGTAATGCGTAAAGACAATGATAATCGCACTCCTCTACATCATGCTATTATGGTGGAGTCTTTGGAAATTGTCCAAATGTTTTTAATGGACAAAAGAACAAAAATAAACATTAAAGAAGACAAAGGCAATTCTCTCCTCCATACCTTAGCAAGTCAATGCAGCCCTGATAGTGACCTGTCGATCATGCGCTTGCTTTTGGCATTTGGGGCAAATCCAACTGCTGTAAATATCTTTAACGAGACTCCACTTCATGTAGCTTGTATACACGGACACGAGGAAGTTGCAGATGTAATCATCAGTCACATGGATCCCTGCTCTTTAACAACAGAACTTGACTGCAGTAAAGCAACACCTCTCCACCATGCTGCACTAGGAGGGAATTTGAACATAGTCAAGTTTTTGATGTCCAACGGTTATAATCCCATGCAGAAAGATTGCCAAGGCAACACAGCTCTACATTATGCTGCAATAAATGGGAATATCAATATTTTGAGACATCTCATTGTGGACTCTGATCTTGAACCTAACTGTACGAATGAAAATGGATACACTCCAGCACATGCAGCATGCTCAGGAGCAAGTCTTTGTATAGCAAGGCATTTACTCTGGAGTGCCACAGCTACAGAAACAGATTTGTATAACGCTGTCTGTTTCCTGGGATCTGAAATGATCACTTTAAATCAAAATTTAAAGACCAACACTGGAGAAAACATTCTTCACTCTGCATCTCGTAGTGGCTACCAAAGCATTGTCGGGTACTTGATCATTGTTCTGAAATTTGATCCTCGTATAACCAACCAAGTTGGCTGTACTCCGTTAGACATTGCTATTGGCTATCGCCAGTTAGATGTAATCCCCTTTCTTAAAGAATTCACCCCTGCAAATGCCATTCAGCTCTCACCGTCAGCACTCCATCTAGCGGCCCTGCTTGGCCATATCTCATCAGTGCAATATTATATCACTGACCTCCAATCCGACCCTGACCTCCCAGACTCTATTGGACGAACCCCCCTACACTATGCTGTTATGGGGAGACGACAAGCAATAGCCCGATTTTTGATTCGCTCAAAAGCCGATCATCTCTCTGAGGATGTGTTCCACAACCTACCTCTCCATTACGCTGCTGCCCTTGGTTATTTTGATCTGGTCCGATTTCTAGTCAACATTGGCTCTCCAACTACCACCAGAGGTGTGCTGGGAAAGACACTTGCTGAGATGGCTATGGACGGAGGACACACAAATGTTGTGGAATTCCTTAGCAGTCTTCCAG ATTCTCGAAAAACCCCACACAACTCACTGATTGACTCACTGGATTAG